A region from the Halomarina litorea genome encodes:
- a CDS encoding AAA domain-containing protein, whose product MTLRGPVVEVGESKTVSTSYGERDLTEVTMRPEAGRADPVTVTLWGKWTETAAVLEPGMELLVTDPDEREWDGEVQFSTGKESFVVVEPGFLVDVTDIRSWVQCPRMYYLNKLSGIPLNYPVVKGTLVHEVFGDLLRGRDLDEAIEDHVADAGLELGLLGRDPDEVAGDVRENARAIEGWLAQGALTGTGADGRDGDFSPTESEWRSERTLIGERFGIKGRADAIRRGTPVELKTGKNLKKEPRFQDKVQAACYALLLGEYDAENRGTVADGGTRGEFPTTGTLLYTKNSVLDRNEETGDLTPAKDFSIGRGFLQYVVRQRNAIAAMEYDSDVPTGYEANAKCEYCFEQDTCMVVSGRLDQESKAGQIGKAVPEKERAYFDQFYRAIEEERREVHREYAKLWEQSAEERADDDRALIDLEPLGRRQRESGRWELRARGTGAVSKIREGDVVLASDGHPTRGTAELARVERLGEEVVVTTDEPVDLCRLDVYPSEFTVDRLLNALHDGILKGSERRKDVLFGRRDPAFADCGETFIDNNEAQDEAVRLAVSAEDCALVQGPPGTGKTYTLARTVRALVDRGERVLLSAFTNRAVDNALGALRDQGFEDFLRVGTESGVREDMQSYRLERRGDPTERVRELRETPVVAATTASCGSRIMRECDFDVCVVDEAGQLTEPATLAAVNLADRFVLVGDHQQLPPVVRAENDLQTSLFERLIERYPEASVLLDRQYRMSQRIQYFASREFYDGRLRPATGEVAAQRLDDLPGVESDALPPELRDSVSFVDPGGVARGNTNPTEADRVCEAVESYLVAGVPPDDVGVIAPFRAQVAEISKRVPEGVAVDTVDRFQGSDKEVIVISFVATGDLSSPIFEDTRRVNVALTRAKKALCLVGDERALSSDPFYARMLEWAR is encoded by the coding sequence GTGACACTCCGCGGCCCCGTCGTCGAGGTGGGTGAGTCGAAGACCGTCAGTACGAGCTACGGCGAACGCGACCTGACGGAGGTGACGATGCGTCCCGAAGCGGGACGCGCCGACCCCGTGACGGTGACGCTGTGGGGCAAGTGGACCGAGACGGCGGCCGTCCTCGAACCGGGGATGGAACTGCTCGTGACCGACCCCGACGAACGCGAGTGGGACGGGGAGGTGCAGTTCTCGACGGGCAAGGAGTCGTTCGTGGTCGTCGAACCGGGCTTCCTCGTGGACGTGACCGACATCCGTTCGTGGGTACAGTGCCCGCGGATGTACTACCTGAACAAGCTCTCGGGCATCCCGCTCAACTACCCCGTCGTGAAGGGGACGCTCGTCCACGAGGTGTTCGGCGACCTGCTCCGTGGCCGAGATTTGGACGAGGCAATCGAGGACCACGTGGCGGACGCCGGCCTCGAATTGGGCCTGCTGGGTCGGGACCCCGACGAGGTGGCCGGCGACGTCCGCGAGAACGCGCGGGCCATCGAGGGGTGGCTGGCACAGGGGGCACTCACCGGGACCGGAGCCGACGGACGGGACGGCGACTTCAGTCCCACCGAGAGCGAGTGGCGTTCGGAGCGGACGCTCATCGGTGAGCGCTTCGGCATCAAGGGCCGGGCCGACGCCATCCGGCGGGGGACGCCCGTGGAACTCAAGACGGGCAAGAACCTGAAGAAGGAACCCCGGTTCCAGGACAAGGTGCAGGCGGCCTGTTACGCCCTCCTCCTGGGCGAGTACGACGCCGAGAACCGGGGGACCGTCGCGGACGGTGGCACTCGTGGGGAGTTCCCCACAACGGGCACCCTCCTCTACACGAAGAACAGCGTGCTGGACCGCAACGAGGAGACGGGCGACCTCACGCCGGCGAAGGACTTCTCCATCGGGCGCGGATTCCTCCAGTACGTCGTCCGCCAGCGAAACGCCATCGCCGCGATGGAGTACGACAGCGACGTCCCCACGGGCTACGAGGCGAACGCGAAGTGCGAGTACTGCTTCGAGCAGGACACCTGCATGGTCGTCTCCGGCCGCCTCGACCAGGAGTCGAAGGCCGGACAGATCGGGAAGGCCGTCCCCGAGAAGGAGCGCGCGTACTTCGACCAGTTCTACCGGGCAATCGAGGAGGAACGCCGTGAGGTCCACCGCGAGTACGCCAAACTGTGGGAGCAGAGCGCCGAGGAACGCGCGGACGACGACCGCGCGCTGATAGACCTCGAACCCCTCGGTCGACGCCAGCGCGAGAGCGGCCGCTGGGAACTCCGGGCGCGCGGGACGGGCGCCGTCTCGAAGATACGCGAGGGTGACGTGGTCCTCGCGAGCGATGGGCACCCGACGCGGGGAACGGCGGAACTCGCCCGCGTCGAGCGGTTGGGCGAGGAGGTGGTGGTGACGACGGACGAACCGGTCGACCTGTGCCGCCTCGACGTCTACCCCTCCGAGTTCACCGTCGACCGCCTGCTGAACGCCCTCCACGACGGCATCCTGAAGGGGAGCGAGCGCCGGAAGGACGTGCTGTTCGGGCGGCGCGACCCCGCGTTCGCCGACTGCGGGGAGACGTTCATCGACAACAACGAGGCACAGGACGAGGCCGTCCGACTGGCCGTCTCCGCCGAGGACTGCGCGCTGGTGCAGGGACCGCCCGGCACCGGGAAGACCTACACGCTCGCCCGGACGGTCCGCGCACTGGTCGACCGGGGCGAGCGCGTCCTCCTCTCGGCGTTCACGAACCGCGCGGTGGACAACGCCCTCGGCGCCCTCCGCGACCAGGGCTTCGAGGACTTCCTCCGGGTCGGCACCGAGTCAGGCGTCCGCGAGGACATGCAGAGCTACCGCCTCGAACGCCGGGGCGACCCGACCGAGCGCGTGCGTGAACTGCGAGAGACGCCGGTCGTCGCGGCCACGACCGCCTCGTGTGGCTCGCGCATCATGCGCGAGTGCGACTTCGACGTCTGCGTGGTGGACGAGGCGGGGCAACTGACCGAACCGGCGACGCTCGCGGCGGTCAACCTCGCCGACCGGTTCGTCCTCGTCGGCGACCACCAGCAGTTGCCGCCCGTCGTGCGCGCGGAGAACGACCTGCAGACCTCGCTGTTCGAGCGTCTCATCGAGCGCTACCCCGAGGCGTCGGTGCTCCTCGACCGCCAGTACCGGATGAGCCAGCGCATCCAGTACTTCGCCTCGCGGGAGTTCTACGACGGCAGACTGCGCCCCGCGACCGGGGAGGTGGCCGCCCAGCGACTCGACGACCTGCCGGGCGTCGAGTCGGACGCCCTCCCGCCGGAACTCCGCGATTCGGTGTCGTTCGTCGACCCCGGAGGGGTCGCCCGCGGGAACACGAACCCCACGGAAGCCGACCGGGTCTGCGAGGCCGTCGAGTCGTACCTCGTAGCGGGCGTCCCGCCCGACGACGTGGGCGTCATCGCGCCGTTCCGGGCGCAGGTGGCGGAGATATCCAAACGGGTTCCCGAGGGCGTCGCCGTCGACACCGTCGACCGGTTCCAGGGGTCCGACAAGGAGGTCATCGTCATCTCGTTCGTGGCGACGGGCGACCTCTCCAGTCCCATCTTCGAGGACACCCGCCGGGTGAACGTGGCGCTGACCCGCGCGAAGAAGGCGCTCTGTCTCGTCGGTGACGAGCGCGCGCTGTCGAGCGACCCGTTCTACGCGCGGATGCTGGAGTGGGCGCGGTAG
- a CDS encoding DUF6789 family protein, whose product MPIEGEQRGAITPPNPEDDLVAVFHDGIIGAVAGFVGTVSMTVVLGIGQLLGVFDLTTFASIAELGGLDVLFDESLMPYLGYLVFLAGGMTTWPLIFAAIERFLPGTSLPKRGVSFGTVMWTGFVIAFVDVLPPNPATTQIALYAGFTLLAHWIYGYGLGWVFDYSLERDFFA is encoded by the coding sequence ATGCCAATCGAAGGGGAACAACGGGGCGCGATTACGCCGCCGAACCCCGAGGACGACCTCGTCGCGGTGTTCCACGACGGTATCATCGGGGCCGTGGCCGGATTCGTGGGAACGGTGTCGATGACCGTCGTCCTCGGTATCGGACAGTTGCTCGGGGTCTTCGATCTCACGACGTTCGCCTCCATCGCGGAACTCGGCGGCCTCGACGTCCTCTTCGACGAGTCGCTCATGCCCTACCTCGGCTACCTCGTCTTCCTCGCCGGTGGGATGACGACGTGGCCGCTCATCTTCGCCGCCATCGAGCGGTTCCTGCCGGGCACCTCGCTCCCGAAGCGCGGCGTCTCGTTCGGGACGGTCATGTGGACCGGGTTCGTCATCGCGTTCGTCGACGTCCTCCCACCGAACCCGGCGACGACCCAGATCGCCCTCTACGCCGGCTTCACCCTCCTCGCCCACTGGATATACGGCTACGGGCTCGGGTGGGTGTTCGACTACTCCCTCGAACGCGACTTCTTCGCGTGA
- a CDS encoding lactate racemase domain-containing protein, which produces MRLPLGTGRVDVTLDDCEVTVADPPGGKAVNVREAAEAALADPHGPALSHLVDPDDTVCVVVTDVTRAVPEETLLDVLVGELERVGVAREQVSVVVGLGLHRPMTDGELDEMLGEFAPLAENHDATDTVVAGEVDDCPVELNRTVAAADRVFSTGMVEPHQYAGFSGGAKTVAIGAGGESLIRYTHGPEMLSNPGVRLGHVADNPFRDAVDRAGDLAGVAFCLNVTHGPAGILGVSAGDPRSVVRDLAATAREALAVPVEGEYDAVVAGLGAPKDANLYQATRAATYVVLGAKNPLRPGGRVVVPARLQEGAGEGTGERRFHERLSEAASADELYDEMRRGYEPGAQRAFVVARALRDHDVFVTNSEHPEVVEDCLMSARESVEESVEPGSRVLVVPDALHTLLVAPGE; this is translated from the coding sequence ATCCGCCTCCCGCTCGGGACCGGCCGCGTCGACGTGACCCTCGACGACTGCGAAGTGACCGTCGCCGACCCGCCGGGCGGGAAGGCGGTGAACGTCCGCGAGGCCGCCGAGGCCGCCCTCGCCGACCCGCACGGTCCAGCCCTCTCGCACCTCGTCGACCCCGACGACACCGTCTGCGTCGTCGTCACCGACGTCACTCGCGCGGTGCCCGAGGAGACCCTCCTCGACGTCCTCGTCGGCGAACTGGAGCGGGTGGGGGTGGCCCGCGAACAGGTCTCCGTCGTCGTCGGTCTCGGCCTCCACCGCCCGATGACGGACGGCGAACTCGACGAGATGCTCGGCGAGTTCGCCCCCCTCGCGGAGAACCACGACGCGACCGACACCGTCGTCGCGGGCGAGGTGGACGACTGTCCGGTCGAACTCAACCGGACCGTCGCGGCCGCCGACCGCGTGTTCTCGACGGGGATGGTCGAACCCCACCAGTACGCGGGCTTCTCCGGCGGCGCGAAGACCGTCGCCATCGGCGCGGGCGGCGAGTCGCTCATCCGCTACACGCACGGCCCGGAGATGCTCTCGAACCCCGGCGTCCGCCTCGGGCACGTCGCGGACAACCCCTTCCGCGACGCCGTCGACCGGGCGGGTGACCTCGCCGGGGTGGCGTTCTGCCTGAACGTCACGCACGGGCCGGCGGGTATCCTCGGCGTGTCGGCGGGCGACCCGCGGTCGGTGGTCCGTGACCTCGCTGCGACGGCCCGCGAGGCCCTCGCTGTCCCCGTCGAGGGCGAGTACGACGCCGTCGTCGCGGGCCTCGGCGCGCCGAAGGACGCGAACCTCTATCAGGCGACCCGGGCCGCGACCTACGTGGTTCTCGGCGCGAAGAACCCGCTCCGTCCGGGCGGTCGCGTCGTGGTCCCCGCCCGATTGCAGGAGGGCGCGGGGGAGGGGACGGGCGAGCGGCGCTTCCACGAGCGTCTCAGCGAGGCGGCGAGCGCCGACGAACTGTACGACGAGATGCGCAGGGGGTACGAACCGGGCGCACAGCGGGCCTTCGTGGTGGCGCGAGCGCTCCGGGACCACGACGTGTTCGTGACGAACAGCGAACACCCCGAGGTGGTCGAGGACTGTCTGATGTCCGCCCGCGAGTCCGTCGAGGAGAGCGTCGAACCGGGCAGCCGCGTCCTCGTCGTCCCGGACGCCCTCCACACCCTGCTGGTCGCACCGGGGGAGTAG
- a CDS encoding tautomerase family protein: MPLLQFDVTGPLDPTDKEAFAAEVTDLYTEEMATTAGHVAVTIRERDPSDLHLGRAEDGRLLFLDAEIRRGRSFERKRAFALATMEAARERWDVPEANLKVVFTEHAGEQMMGYDRVGGEWDVEDGGERD, encoded by the coding sequence ATGCCACTGTTGCAGTTCGACGTGACGGGACCGCTGGACCCGACGGACAAGGAGGCGTTCGCCGCCGAGGTGACGGACCTCTACACCGAGGAGATGGCGACGACGGCGGGCCACGTCGCCGTGACGATACGCGAACGCGACCCCTCGGACCTCCACCTCGGGCGGGCCGAGGACGGGCGACTCCTCTTCCTCGACGCCGAGATTCGACGAGGGCGATCGTTCGAGCGCAAGCGGGCGTTCGCGCTGGCGACGATGGAGGCCGCCCGCGAGCGATGGGACGTCCCCGAGGCGAACCTGAAGGTGGTGTTCACTGAACACGCGGGAGAGCAGATGATGGGCTACGACCGGGTAGGCGGGGAGTGGGACGTCGAGGACGGAGGGGAGAGGGACTGA
- a CDS encoding SLC13 family permease, with the protein MIPFRPSGPRGRIVVFLLALVGAGVIAGLPTPEGLSLRGQYALATMYFAGLLWITGALPLAVTALSIPVLLTAFGVYADLDEALAGFADHLIFLFIAGFMLANALQKYDIDRRIALWLMSKMGSSPRRLVAAVMLATAFLSMWVSNTATAAMMTPIALGVLAQVVGREGLEAAGGESTSDVPGTDTAADGGTAESGTTAGVAADQSFTNIQVSMLLGTAYAASVGGVGTLIGTPPNAILASQLNEILGYEIGFAQWLAIGIPIVVVTLPIVWYLLTFVLYPPQIDDVSGAQEKAQQYLQREGELDKRGKRVAYIFAATAGLWVLGGLDTFLGPFLPAVWNTTLFGGDGMTVFGVEGHQGMLYYVMVGLISIPALVLADTMEWDDLVDIDWGVILLFGGGIALAGALADTGATKWIADSVFGSLTGAPILVVVAVVVLLVIFLTEMTSNTATSAIIVPILIGIGSVFATTLGLTDVAAAIFLATSGAIAASFAFALPVATPPNAIVFGSGYLKQSQMMRAGVVLNVVMTLVLTGLIWLLFQFVWPTILW; encoded by the coding sequence ATGATACCGTTCCGACCGTCGGGTCCGCGCGGTAGAATCGTCGTGTTCCTCCTCGCGCTGGTCGGTGCCGGCGTCATCGCCGGCCTACCGACGCCCGAGGGGTTGAGCCTCCGCGGGCAGTACGCGCTCGCGACCATGTACTTCGCGGGCCTCCTCTGGATTACGGGGGCACTCCCGCTCGCGGTGACGGCGCTGTCGATTCCCGTCCTGCTCACCGCGTTCGGGGTGTACGCGGACTTGGACGAGGCGCTCGCCGGGTTCGCCGACCACCTCATCTTCCTGTTCATCGCCGGGTTCATGCTGGCGAACGCGCTCCAGAAGTACGACATCGACCGCCGCATCGCGCTGTGGCTCATGTCGAAGATGGGGTCCTCGCCACGGCGACTCGTCGCCGCAGTGATGCTCGCCACTGCCTTCCTCTCGATGTGGGTGTCGAACACGGCGACTGCGGCCATGATGACGCCCATCGCGCTGGGCGTCCTCGCACAGGTCGTCGGCCGCGAGGGACTGGAGGCCGCCGGCGGCGAGTCGACCTCCGACGTCCCCGGAACCGACACCGCCGCCGACGGCGGCACCGCCGAGTCGGGCACTACCGCGGGCGTCGCGGCGGACCAGTCCTTCACGAACATCCAGGTGTCGATGCTCCTCGGGACGGCCTACGCCGCCAGCGTCGGCGGGGTCGGCACTCTCATCGGCACGCCGCCGAACGCCATCCTCGCCTCCCAGTTGAACGAGATACTGGGCTACGAGATCGGCTTCGCGCAGTGGCTCGCCATCGGTATCCCCATTGTCGTCGTCACCCTCCCCATCGTCTGGTACCTGCTCACGTTCGTCCTCTACCCACCACAGATCGACGACGTGAGCGGCGCACAGGAGAAAGCCCAGCAGTACCTTCAACGGGAGGGTGAGCTCGACAAACGGGGTAAGCGCGTGGCGTACATCTTCGCCGCCACCGCCGGCCTCTGGGTACTCGGCGGGCTCGACACCTTCCTCGGTCCGTTCCTCCCGGCGGTCTGGAACACCACCCTGTTCGGCGGTGACGGCATGACCGTCTTCGGCGTCGAGGGCCACCAGGGGATGCTCTACTACGTCATGGTCGGTCTCATCTCCATCCCGGCGCTCGTCCTCGCGGACACGATGGAGTGGGACGACCTCGTCGACATCGACTGGGGCGTCATCCTGCTGTTCGGCGGAGGTATCGCGTTGGCCGGCGCGCTGGCGGACACGGGCGCGACGAAGTGGATCGCTGACTCCGTGTTCGGGTCGCTGACCGGGGCACCCATCCTCGTCGTCGTCGCCGTCGTCGTCCTACTCGTCATCTTCCTCACGGAGATGACCTCGAACACCGCGACCTCGGCCATCATCGTCCCCATCCTCATCGGTATCGGGAGCGTCTTCGCCACGACGCTCGGTCTCACGGACGTCGCGGCGGCCATCTTCCTCGCGACCAGCGGGGCCATCGCCGCCTCCTTCGCGTTCGCGCTCCCGGTCGCCACGCCGCCCAACGCCATCGTCTTCGGCAGCGGCTACCTCAAGCAGTCACAGATGATGCGGGCGGGCGTCGTCCTCAACGTCGTGATGACCCTCGTCCTGACGGGCCTCATCTGGCTGCTGTTCCAGTTCGTCTGGCCAACGATTCTCTGGTGA
- a CDS encoding ATP-dependent helicase, whose protein sequence is MGGDAQTGRDLLGSLDYDFAEDVEIDDGEVLDLLEPAVREWWVREFGEYVPGNGGFFTPPQKGAIPRIHDRENALICAPTGSGKTLASFTAIIDELYRREREGRKAREGESGDDTDAENDGGLDNSVYCLYVSPLKSLANDIHRNLEVPLDGISELADEPIDIRHAIRHGDTSSADRQKMLKETPHILNTTPETLAILLNSPKFKEKLRTVEYVVVDEIHSLAENKRGTHLSVSLERLEELCETSPTRIGCSATVEPLSTMAEFLVGQADTGEPREYELVDTRFVREFDVQLTCPTDDLINTPREVVTDRFYAQVHDLIQSHTNTLVFTNTRSGAERVLHNLRERYDDYTEENTGCHHGSLSKERRHAVEEQLKAGTLDVVTTSTSLELGIDMPYIDLVVQVGSPKSVASLLQRVGRAGHQLGQTVTGRVVALDRDELVECAVMLKKAEEGFVDRVFVPENAQDVAAQQVYGMAINRVRPESEVRRILQRAYPYRAYGDDEWESLMRYLTADYEGMEDRNVYAKVWRDENDPPDGEYHYPDFPVDEPLLGKRGRLARVIYMTNIGTIPDSFTCDVKTRGSGEWVGQLDESYLDTLEKGDVFVLGGSNYAYQYRRGSKVYVDPTGARPTVPSWFSERLPLSYDLGREILAFQRELLDTLDDGGTPAVRNWLRGFPLDENSVRALTRLYDQQVRYAGAESVSTDGRLAIEVELDQTEYRRHYYVHSNYGRRFNDGFSRLLAYRCAQAANANVQVAVADHGFTLSMPLNRKVDVEGLIRDVDPAEARADLRASLTGSDLLKRYFRINATRSLMILKRYKGYEKTAAQQQVSSEMLLSFADDLPEFAVVEETYREILEDKLNVSAIESALESIRAGDLAIAVRQVDSPTPRAFGLATLMASDVVLAEDEDAVLREFHERVLREISEEERVPATGTD, encoded by the coding sequence ATGGGTGGGGACGCGCAGACCGGGAGGGACCTCCTCGGGTCGCTCGACTACGACTTCGCCGAGGACGTGGAGATCGACGACGGCGAGGTCCTCGATCTCCTCGAACCCGCGGTCCGGGAGTGGTGGGTCCGCGAGTTCGGCGAGTACGTCCCCGGCAACGGCGGCTTCTTCACCCCGCCGCAGAAGGGGGCCATCCCGCGCATCCACGACCGGGAGAACGCGCTCATCTGCGCGCCGACGGGGTCGGGCAAGACGCTCGCCTCCTTCACGGCCATCATCGACGAACTGTACCGCCGGGAACGGGAGGGCCGGAAGGCGCGCGAGGGCGAGTCCGGGGACGACACGGACGCGGAGAACGACGGCGGCCTCGACAACTCCGTCTACTGCCTCTACGTCTCACCCCTCAAGTCGCTCGCAAACGACATCCACCGCAATCTGGAGGTGCCCCTCGACGGCATCTCCGAACTCGCGGACGAACCCATCGACATCCGCCACGCCATCCGTCACGGCGACACCAGCAGCGCGGACCGCCAGAAGATGCTGAAGGAGACGCCCCATATCCTCAACACCACCCCGGAGACGCTGGCCATCCTGCTCAACTCCCCGAAGTTCAAGGAGAAACTCCGCACCGTGGAGTACGTCGTCGTCGACGAGATACACTCGCTGGCGGAGAACAAACGTGGGACGCACCTCTCGGTGTCGCTCGAACGTCTCGAAGAACTCTGCGAGACCTCGCCCACCCGAATCGGCTGTTCAGCGACGGTCGAACCGCTCTCGACGATGGCGGAGTTCCTCGTCGGGCAGGCCGACACCGGGGAGCCGCGGGAGTACGAGCTAGTGGACACCCGGTTCGTCCGCGAGTTCGACGTTCAGCTCACGTGCCCGACGGACGACCTCATCAACACGCCCCGCGAGGTGGTCACCGACCGCTTCTACGCGCAGGTCCACGACCTGATACAGTCGCACACGAACACGCTCGTCTTCACGAACACACGGTCGGGTGCAGAGCGAGTCCTCCACAATCTCCGGGAGCGATACGACGACTACACCGAGGAGAACACCGGGTGTCACCACGGGTCGCTCTCGAAGGAGCGCCGCCACGCCGTCGAGGAGCAACTGAAGGCCGGGACGCTCGACGTGGTGACCACCTCCACGAGCCTCGAACTCGGCATCGACATGCCGTACATCGACCTCGTGGTACAGGTCGGCTCCCCGAAGTCCGTCGCGTCGCTCCTCCAGCGAGTCGGGCGGGCGGGCCACCAACTCGGGCAGACCGTCACCGGCCGGGTCGTCGCCCTCGACAGAGACGAACTCGTCGAGTGTGCGGTGATGCTGAAGAAGGCCGAGGAGGGGTTCGTCGACCGGGTGTTCGTCCCCGAGAACGCACAGGACGTGGCCGCCCAGCAGGTGTACGGGATGGCGATAAATCGGGTCCGCCCCGAGTCGGAGGTCCGGCGGATACTCCAGCGGGCGTACCCGTATCGCGCCTACGGCGACGACGAGTGGGAGTCGCTGATGCGCTATCTCACCGCCGACTACGAGGGGATGGAAGACCGCAACGTCTACGCGAAGGTGTGGCGCGACGAGAACGACCCGCCGGACGGCGAGTACCACTACCCCGACTTCCCGGTCGACGAACCCCTCCTCGGCAAGCGCGGGCGACTCGCCCGCGTCATCTACATGACCAACATCGGTACCATCCCCGACTCGTTCACCTGCGACGTGAAGACCCGCGGGTCCGGGGAGTGGGTCGGCCAACTCGACGAGTCGTACCTCGACACGCTGGAGAAGGGCGACGTGTTCGTCCTCGGCGGGTCGAACTACGCCTACCAGTACCGCCGCGGGTCGAAGGTGTACGTGGACCCGACGGGCGCGCGCCCCACCGTCCCGTCGTGGTTCTCCGAGCGCCTCCCGCTCTCGTACGACCTCGGGCGGGAGATTCTCGCCTTCCAGCGCGAACTCCTCGACACACTCGACGACGGTGGCACCCCCGCAGTTCGGAACTGGCTCCGGGGGTTCCCGCTGGACGAGAACAGCGTCCGGGCGCTGACACGCCTCTACGACCAGCAGGTACGCTACGCGGGGGCAGAGAGCGTCTCGACCGACGGGCGACTCGCCATCGAGGTGGAACTCGACCAGACCGAGTACCGGCGGCACTACTACGTCCACTCGAACTACGGGCGGCGGTTCAACGACGGCTTCTCCCGACTGCTCGCCTATCGCTGTGCACAGGCCGCCAACGCCAACGTGCAGGTAGCCGTCGCCGACCACGGCTTCACCCTCTCGATGCCCCTCAACCGGAAGGTGGACGTCGAGGGGCTGATTCGCGACGTCGACCCCGCCGAAGCCCGCGCGGACCTCCGGGCCAGTCTGACGGGGTCGGACCTCCTCAAGCGCTACTTCCGCATCAACGCGACCCGCTCGCTGATGATACTGAAACGGTACAAGGGCTACGAGAAGACCGCCGCCCAGCAACAGGTCTCCAGCGAGATGCTCCTGAGTTTCGCCGACGACCTGCCCGAGTTCGCGGTCGTGGAGGAGACGTACCGCGAGATACTGGAGGACAAACTGAACGTGTCGGCCATCGAGTCGGCCCTCGAATCGATTCGGGCGGGCGACCTCGCTATCGCCGTCCGGCAGGTGGACTCGCCCACCCCGCGGGCCTTCGGCCTCGCCACGCTGATGGCCTCGGACGTGGTCCTCGCGGAGGACGAGGACGCGGTCCTCAGGGAGTTCCACGAACGGGTCCTGCGCGAAATCAGCGAGGAGGAGCGCGTGCCCGCGACCGGCACGGATTGA